One window from the genome of Emys orbicularis isolate rEmyOrb1 chromosome 10, rEmyOrb1.hap1, whole genome shotgun sequence encodes:
- the HDC gene encoding histidine decarboxylase produces the protein MEPGEYRERGKEMVDYICQYLSNVRERRVTPDVQPGYMRAQLPDSAPVEPDSWDNIFRDIEKIIMPGVVHWQSPHMHAYFPALTSWPSLLGDMLADAINCLGFTWASSPACTELEMNVMDWLAKMLGLPDTFLHHHPDSQGGGVLQSTVSESTLIALLAARKNKILEMKVSEPDTDESTLNSRLVAYASDQAHSSVEKAGLIALVKMKFLPVDENFALRGEALKKAIEEDRNQGLVPVFVCATLGTTGVCAFDNLSELGPICATEGLWLHIDAAYAGTAFLCPEFRLFLNGIEYADSFAFNPSKWMMVHFDCTAFWVKDKYKLQQTFSVNPVYLRHANSGAATDFMHWQIPLSRRFRSLKLWFVIRSFGVKKLQAHVRHGTEMAKYFESLVRSDPLFEIPAKRHLGLVVFRLKGPNWLTEKVLKELSKSGSLFLIPATIHDKFIIRFTVTSQFTTREDILRDWHIIQQTSAQIINQHYMLHPSNSADGAKIPNIISNPSPIADNGISPFHTEVGEHKAPSRKIIVQPKKVAVSPTTCVVSQHLEAQVDPLDDCFPEDVPDVTKHKLSSFLFSYLSVQDKKKTARSLSCNSVPTIGHPKAAASEKNGSHPSDKILSKLPKEVMMLKKSAFRKLIKFYSVPSFPECSIQCGIQLPCCPLQAIV, from the exons ATGGAACCAGGGGAGTACAGAGAGAGAG GGAAAGAAATGGTGGATTACATTTGCCAGTATCTGAGCAACGTGAGAGAGAGACGGGTGACTCCAGATGTGCAGCCTGGTTACATGAGAGCCCAGCTGCCAGACAGTGCCCCTGTAGAGCCAGACAGCTGGGACAACATCTTCAGAGACATTGAGAAGATTATCATGCCTGGG GTTGTCCATTGGCAGAGTCCACATATGCACGCCTACTTTCCAGCTCTTACCTCCTGGCCTTCCCTGctgggggacatgctggctgATGCTATTAACTGTTTGGGATTCACGTGG GCCTCCAGTCCAGCCTGTACAGAACTGGAAATGAATGTAATGGATTGGCTGGCAAAAATGCTGGGCCTTCCAGATACGTTCTTGCACCATCACCCAGACAGCCAGGGAGGAGGAGTATTACAG AGCACTGTTAGTGAATCAACCTTGATTGCTCTGCTAGCAGCgagaaaaaacaaaattctggaaATGAAGGTTTCGGAGCCAGATACTGATGAGTCCACACTGAACTCTCGTCTTGTTGCTTATGCATCTGATCAG GCTCATTCCTCAGTAGAAAAGGCTGGCTTGATTGCTCTTGTGAAGATGAAATTTCTGCCTGTGGATGAGAACTTTGCCCTCCGAGGCGAAGCCCTGAAGAAAGCCATCGAAGAAGACAGAAACCAAGGCCTAGTGCCTGTCTTT gtttgTGCGACGTTGGGTACAACTGGTGTCTGTGCTTTTGACAATCTATCAGAGCTGGGTCCAATTT GTGCCACTGAGGGTCTCTGGCTTCATATTGATGCTGCCTATGCAGGAACCGCATTTCTCTGCCCTGAATTTCGACTATTTTTGAACGGCATTGAATATGCAGATTCTTTTGCTTTCAATCCTTCTAAATGGATGATGGTTCACTTTGACTGCACTGCATTCTG GGTCAAAGACAAATACAAATTACAGCAAACCTTCAGTGTTAATCCCGTCTACCTCAGACATGCCAATTCAGGGGCTGCTACTGATTTCATG CACTGGCAAATTCCACTAAGTCGTCGGTTTCGCTCTTTGAAGCTCTGGTTTGTGATTCGTTCCTTTGGGGTGAAAAAGCTTCAAGCCCACGTCAGACAT GGCACTGAGATGGCCAAATACTTTGAATCTTTGGTCAGAAGTGATCCCCTCTTTGAAATTCCTGCCAAGAGACACCTCGGATTGGTTGTATTTCGTTTAAAG ggtCCTAACTGGTTGACAGAAAAAGTCTTGAAAGAACTGAGTAAATCTGGCAGCCTCTTCCTCATTCCAGCTACCATTCATGACAAGTTCATCATCCGCTTTACTGTAACATCTCAGTTCACAACCAGAGAGGACATTCTGCGAGACTGGCACATCATCCAACAAACTTCAGCCCAAATCATTAACCAGCATTACATGCTGCATCCCAGCAACTCTGCTGATGGGGCCAAAATCCCCAACATAATAAGTAACCCCAGTCCTATTGCTGATAACGGTATTTCTCCGTTTCACACGGAGGTAGGCGAACACAAAGCGCCTTCCAGAAAGATAATAGTGCAGCCTAAAAAGGTAGCAGTCAGTCCCACTACATGTGTGGTCAGTCAACACCTGGAAGCCCAAGTGGATCCTCTGGATGACTGCTTTCCAGAAGATGTCCCAGATGTCACCAAACATAAGTTATCCTCTTTCCTATTCAGCTACTTATCTGTACAAGACAAGAAAAAGACAGCCCGCTCCCTCAGCTGCAACAGTGTGCCAACCATCGGCCACCCGAAGGCAGCAGCCTCTGAGAAAAATGGCTCTCACCCCAGTGATAAAATCCTTTCCAAGCTACCCAAAGAGGTCATGATGCTCAAAAAAAGTGCCTTCAGAAAACTGATCAAGTTCTACAGCGTCCCTAGCTTTCCCGAATGCAGCATTCAGTGCGGCATTCAGCTGCCTTGCTGTCCTCTGCAAGCAATTGTTTAA